The window CAACTGATGCAGACATTAAGAAATTTAAGACACACATTTGAGCAGGCATTGTCAGGATACAAAAAACCTACCCTGTAAGCTAAAGGAATCTCATCTTCGTATCTTCGAACAAGCTGGCTCTTTTGGCAACTGCCAGGGCTGCATCTGATGCGAAAATGAAACTGAGTGTCTCCCATGCATCCTGTGAACAACAAGTGTcaacaataacaaattataaataaatttcaaatttttattattatgcattttcttttattttcttttattcacTGAGCCCCTTTCACAGGAACACGCAAGTGAGCAAATTGAAACTCAGCTCCTGGCCGAGTGGCTTCGTAGCTTAGCTGTTAGAGTTTTAGCTGTTAGTGTTTTACCCAGCTAATGGTAACCATGAAAATCTAGcgtgttccaggctctcagatagtggaGACGAGGGAATGAGGACGAGCAAAGAAAACAGACCCTGCTTGATTTTCTTTGCTGGTTCTCGTTCCCTCGCCTTCACTATCTGAAAGCCTGGAACAAGCTAATGAAAATCTGTCAAAGAATGATAATTTTGACAACTTTACAATTTACTAATCTCCCTATGTAAGCcaagatatatattttttaatttgtcaatCTTCTCTGCTTTATCATACAAATCAGGAGAAAAAGCTGTAGATGTACACAAATTATAGTGAAAGTTCACAATTTTTTCAATCCAGATTCATGGGTATTTTTCATAATATCCACTTATAAAACAATATTGCACCAATGTCAAATATGTCAGATGACCCCAAAATCGCGATGCTCCACTAAGAATGATTACTAAATGAACGACATTTTGCAAATAATTAGCTGTCACACAACCattgttataaaataattatcttGGTCATTTGCAAAGCCTGGGCAACCTTTGCTTTTACATATCTAGACATACCTGAATTGGAGTCAGGAAAAGCCAAATAACAAATACTCGTTTTCTGTAAATGAAATACATTACAATAATAAATTCATTAGTGTCGCTCGTATTGTTtccatcttttttcttttactgaGAAATTATCACTGATGACAAAATACCGAGGCAAAATAGATCTAGTTTTCTAGAGATGAGGGCAAGCAAGATAATGCAAGGTTTATCTCCTGTCTTTTGCCAAAGAGATCCGATTCCAATTTGAGCACAGAATTGCCATCTGGCCATTTTAGAAagacatttcaataatatttgtacAATATTTATacaattttctttctctcatCGACCTTCAATCATACGGAAAATCTAATCGTCGGGACTTTAATTAGTTCGTTAGTATCCTTTTCGATTTCGAGTGGGTTAGTTGGCTTGTTATGGCACCAAAAAACAAGTGTAAAAATGAAAGACGAAGCTTCTTTCTCATCTGCGtccataatttttattttcaagtgtGTATACCAACCTCACGGTCCGTCAGTTCGATATGAGTAGGATAAACGAGCTGTGACGAAACAGAAGAAATACGAGCAATTAAAAAATGACCCGTCCACATGTTTATAAATTATGCTGTGTTCACAACACAAGCGTTTTCGAACCATCAATCGCGCGAATCAATCAAGCGCTAAATATTCAAAACGTTTACCTCTAAAGCTTGTCCGAGCTCTAAGTCAAACGTTACAACACATAGGCAAGTCACCCATCTTTTAAAGCGATCCCAGGGCAAAATGTAACCTTCGAAGTCCGTTTGAGGGAACATTTCGTTCCCATCACAGACCGCCATCTTTGCGTAGACACATCAGTGTTCTTTCTTCCGTCCGATGTGTAACCTTTTTACGTCATTTCCGGTCTTACGAACGATCATTTTCTCGCAGTGTTTTGTGGGCAATAAACACAACCTCGTGTTGTCcttgtttcaaaatggcgtcttgtAGTGGTGGAACGAGTTATCGAGAGCGGAAAGCATTGCGTTCCGACGAGCTATTACATTTGCCCTTCAAATCTGGTATTATTATTTAAGCAAAACATGCAATATTTAAAATCATATCTTTAATGAATATTTCAATTAATCTTATCCACTGAGCTaattaagcccgccgcacacttgaagaaagagctgagcaaactgcctcgcgagccggtttgctcagccgtttcctcgcGTGTGCGGagaaattgtggtgagaaattcacctcgcgaggccgtgaggataaaatcaaacatgtttgatatttttgggcTCGCGAGGAAaaattcctcactgtgtgcggccattttgagaatcgagctgagctctCACGTGACTCCAGCAGTTCAAGATGGTGTCGGAGGTAGGAATTCCGacgtcactgaagtcacgtgagaatgccatgtatttttattggatgcttgattgaccAAGCTCACCTCTATTCTCATGATGGCCCCACACTATGAGGAATTTTCCTTGCGAtacgaaaaatatcaaacatgtttgattttatccccAAGGCCTcacgaggcgaatttctcaccaaaatctCCCCGCACATGTGAGGAAGTGGCTGAGAAAACCGCCTCGTGAGACAGTTTGCTCAGAtttttcctcaccgtgtgcagCGGGCCTAAGATGCCTTCACCGTACCATGCAAaatcttttgcagaaaattcCAAGTTTATCATCACGAATGGTAGCAAGTTGAAGAGTACAGAATCTTCAAAAACTTTCAAAGTTGAACCGTCGTCAGGTAAGACGAATGCGGATGGtgataaatgataataatataataacatACTGTATATGATTTATATCGCGCATATACTGGGGGCTCTATGCGCCATTACAACGATAAAATGAAACAATATATAGAACTAGAAGTAAAATAGTAAAGTAACTAATTAAAAGCAATATTAAATAAGTAcgtttttagtttctttttaaaattgtcaatatcgtcaaataactttatttcccTCGGAATCTTGTTCCATAGTTCCGGTGCTGCCACTCTAAACGCTCTTGAGCCATAGGTCTTGAGATTGTAAGAACGACGTTCAAGTAACATATCATCAGAGGATCGGAGCTTGCGAGATGGGCTGTATTTGGAGATGAGTTCTTGTAGATAGACAGGTGATAACTTGTGAATAGCTTTGAAAGTAAGGAGAAGTACCTTAAACCAGATTCGTTGAGTGATAGGCAGCCAGTGCAATTGTATAAGGAGAGCAGTAATATGGTCATATTTCCTGGAGCAGGTAATCAGTCTAGCAGCGGAGTTTTGAACCAATTGCAGTGTTTTGATAACACATTGAGGAAGACCATAGAAAAGGGCATTACAGTAATCCAGTTTTGAAAAGACAAAAGCATGTACAAGTATTTCAGTTGACTCTTTAGATAGAAGATGTCGAATACGAGCAATGTTTCTCAGGTGAAAGGATGCTGTTTTACATGAGGAATTTACTTGAGGAACCATGCTTAAAGTAGAATCAAATATAGCTCCAACATTACGAACGGCTTCTGTAGGGATGATACTATCATTTCCAAACTGGATGCTGGGTAAAGAGGTCTGTGGATTATGTCTTGAATAAAGATAAATCAGGTTTTGCAGTGATAAATCAAGTTTTGCAGTGATGCtggcaatgatgatgatgatgatgatgatggcgatTTAAGTCTGTCCAATAACAGACAAAGGGATAACAACATCTAGATCTACTCAGAAAGTAATATAATAATGCCTTTCAACCTTTTATCACTGAGAACATCTTATCAATTTCGGTCCGTCTTATGTCAgacaattttacatgtaaacGGGGAACCTCTAAGTTGCAAAAGGATTGACAAATCTGCATCCACTCAGaaactatgtcccctccattaatcAAACTTCTTAATGAAATTCTAAGCATTgcaatatattttaaataaaacagaTAACAGAAGTAGGGATGGATTTAAGTATTTTAACATGGTGCTGTAAGCTGTATAACCTTTGACTcccatatttttttgtttgacagTGTTGAGTCAAGTCAAGGATTTCTTGCCAAAGATGAGACAGGCTGAGGAGGCACTGGAGAAAGAACTTTGTATGAAATCAACAGCTGACCTAGATattgaagatgttgaagatgGTGTACCATACATTGAAATGGTAAGACCTGTTTGAACAAGAATCATGAATAGTTTTATGTTTTACTGATGGCAATCAGGTGTGTACAGAGCCATTCCGGAGCATACCAACTTAGCAGGaagcagtgcggcccagtggttaggccGCTTATTTTGGGATTCAGGGATCCTGGGTTTAAGACACggtctgaccactcgttgaatttgttcctggtatttcctggttcaacttcccagctgcacttgtaaatagccaactggtttgcctgcCGCCAGTTGGGATTCATAACtgttaacagttgttgttaaaTGTTCTCTTGTGTCGTGATTAAGTTTCATGGCCCTGGAAAGCCATGAAACACAAAGCCATACATATCATGTACTGGTCAATGTTTTGAGTTTCAGGCTGAGTGTAGACTGTGTTTCTCTTCGTAAATTGTATCCACATAAATATTATTAACCTGAACTGGGAAGATGCAATTCTTTATCCAGGGACTCTAAACCAGGACTGTTTGAGTGTGCTGCTCAACTCTCTACTAACTGACTCGGTATTTTAAGTTCCTTTTATATCCTTTATATGGGCTGCTTTAGATAGGAGGCAAGAACAAACACTAGGACCCACAAGCAACATATGCAAACAGAAACAAACTCCTTTTGTTAGAACAGGAGAAACTTATCAATAAAATATAAAAGTAACACCCCTGCACGTGTAAATGTAAGAAATGTATGAAGTGCTTTGTGTATAATGTAGGTGCACTTAGcaatcaagctagttcacaggaaccccacttttaataattcaaATGAAAGGATTCAAGCTTGACAGAAATATGATTAAAAACCCCAACTGGCACAAgcgaggcaaccagttggctttttacaaagcgtggtagagttgaatccgggataACCAGAAACAagtccaaaccagaggttagaacagGATTTAAACCCGGGGCAAcagcatgcaaacccaacgccctaacaaCCGGACCACACtgtgttgtttgtttgtacTTATCCTTGCATCTATATTGTAACTCGGCCCTAAGAGGTGAATGCAAGAAATGAATAGATAGTGAATATAATTAATATTCCTTTTCTGGGATCAACAGAATTTAGCTTTGGTGGAAGCAGAAGGGTACGGCACAGGTGATTCTCTTGGCGAGAGTGGGGACAGTGAATGtgatgatgctgatgaagtTCAAACACAGGAAATCGACTTTGGGCATGTCACAGAAAAGAACTTTGTTATCTCAAAGACAGCAAAAGGCCATGTAAAGCCTATCATTGAAGACAtaacaaaagagcaaaagaaTGGTgtgaaaaaaaacaagaggagaACATGCTGTAAGAGGACTAAAACGAAGAAGAAACAGAGATAGCAGTTATTTAGATTTATACAAATTGAAAGCGAAAGGGAGTTAATTTCATAAAATGTCAGTtattcaagtttctttttttttcatttagtgcACGGAATGACTGAGTTTCATGTAGCTGTTGTagttaaaattgttaaaattttcTCAGACGAGTttcttttttactttcctttgtcttataGACAttaataatctgaaacaaagaaaagtgaaaaacaaaatagttgGAAAAATTTTAACTACAACATAGCCATAGATAGGAATTTGGCTGTTTGAGCTTACACTATTACAGCCACTATGCATGCACTATAAGATTCGTGTTAGCTGCATAGGTGTCACAAAGACCTCATCAGACTTAAAAACTTGATGAATTTCTTATTGATTTGGGTGAACCCATTGCCTCGTCAGGCACGCttgttgacaagtaaaatcgtctggcgttagtcGGAGTagaatctgtcaagtctcacgcccagtagtcaatgggttaatggagtTTTTGACTGGTTTTTATTTGGGCAATAATTTGTGATGTCTGCATAGTGAAAAGTATATCATTTGCAACTGTATTAGGGACACTGTTTACATGATCGAGCAAGGAGAATCCTTGCTCTGAGAAGGTCTTACAGTATAGACAGAAAGCAAAATGATTTAACGCTTCCGTAACATGAATTTTTAATATACTACCTGGCCACCACATTTTGTTAATCCTGTTCACAGTGATTGAGTCTTCAAAGTGAAATGGATAATATATTTTATTGGTCTTATAATAATTCTGGTGGTGACCGGCATCTTCCTATCTCTTGTCTTGGAATATCCTAGCTAGGCCAAAACATGCAAACAACCAGAAAAGATGGTGTCTCTTCTGTGGTCTTCCCCCACCCACCCCCAGAATGAAAAACCCCTTTTTTGGCAAATAGTAAAACTATGATAagattaagtgaagctatgatcctcacagttgtgaacgcaatttttgcaattgcgtaaagaagcctgaaaaattcaggacttcaacagggtttgaaaccgtgacctcgcgataccggtgcggcggtctaaccaactgagctatgaagccactgacgttaggacctggtcatttgtaggttctaatgttcccgtgaggaatgaatcaacgatgaaatgatatgatatgaagtggctcatatatgaactgcggatatgaaatcaagtgaagctgcaGGGCCGTGAAGCTGCATGAGGCAAGACGAGGCAATTGCCTCGTCTTGATTTTGCCCTTGTTTTGAAGAAACGTTTAATTGAGAAAATAATCCCTGGAAAAAATTGGATTGGTTAAGATAAAACCAGCTAAAATAAGGTGGATGAATTGAGAGGAGAAGCATTTTAATGAGGTTAATAGTCGACGTTCGATATACAATATCTATCAATatgtatcaatattattataacaTGGCTCCTAGGCTTTCACGTCACTCTTCTATATTTGGTGTTGTTTGTCTCCTTGGAAATTGAGAGACAAAAGATActtgaaaattttgcaattttgacCTGAAAGCATCGGACCCATGcttgaatattgatatatcgaacgtggcctttCATGTGAGCTGTGAgtagcggttttttttttttaagatttaaGGTTACAAAGTTGCACTTGTTTGATGAAACTGTTGTAGCAAAAATAGAACAAAGTCTTTGAGACGAATTCCCTAACAACGCCGAATTTGCACGAGAGGTAAGGAAACTGACTCCTTAATGTATGTCTTTGAGTGAGCAATTCTAGAATAGGGATTCGTTTATCTATGTAAATggaataatttttttccaacagcTAATGCGTTGGAAGATGAAGAACAGACACTCCGATGCTAAGCAAATCCAAAGCTCGCAACAAGCAGTGAGCCATTGCAATGAAGAATTCTATCCAAACATATCGAACATTTTTCAGCTTCTGTTGACCCTTCCAGTTGGCTCCTGTTCATGCGCGAGCGTTCCTTCAGCTAACTGGGAAAGCTTTTAAATCCTGATCTCAAACAAGCATGGCTAAAGCGAGGCTGAACGGGCTTGTTTTAGCGCACATTCACAAACCAACGGAAATTAACAGCAGTTCTGTTTTAAAGAGATGGTATGCCTTAGCTTTCAGTAAAGATTAAACGACGGCAAAAAGGTTTCACCCTCCTAACTATTAAAGGAGAAGTTTACTACTCTTAATCGTGAAAGTTAGTGACTTCTTTGTCTTTCAAGAATAAAAGATGACACTGTTTAAGTATTAGAGATGGCAATATTATGACATGGCTGTCTCAGAGTTGAAGAACATAAGCAAGAGTGTATCGAAACAGATTATCGATAAGTGAACGTGTATATCATCTAAGGACTAACTTCTCCTAATTCTCTACAGTGTAAAATCCAGACTCGCCCAAGACTGACTTTTCTGAAGAAATAATGCCACGGAAAATGCTTAAACGAGCATTACTGAGCCACtagatttcaaaattatctGGAGGGTATGCCCCAAGACCCCTCTAGCGGCtcgcgccttcggcgctcgaAACTTGCCTCCTCTTGTTCTGAagtctggctacggccctgaagctatgatcctcgcagttgtggacgcaatttttgcaattgcgtaatgaagcctgaaaaattcaggacttcaacggggattgtcgttttgtttcaatttccTCAGTACAGAAGGAAACATGGTGGACGAAAATGAAGAATTTTTTAATCTTCATTGAATCATATTCAAATCAATAATCCAACTCAAGACCCGTGGGGAAAGTGTCCTGGAGACATGCATGTTACCGAATACTGTGGCCAAATTTAGTACTTAACAAACTTGAAGCTTTGGAATGGTTTAGGATTTATATACCGCACATATCAGAAGTGTCTTGGCGTTTTATATATTATTCTTTCTTTAGGGTAAGCTTGGACATGCGTAAAGGCGACTCTGCCAGAGAAGGGTCGGTAACTCCAAAACACCAGGCCTTGATTATACTCCCGCTTTAATATAAAAGAATCATCATTTTCAATACCAGCTTCTTGAATTCTGCAACGagacattcaccagaaacaAACCATCGACATTCTCAGAATCCTATATTCAACCTATTCGTAAGAAAGGCAACCTGTGACTGCCGGAAAATTACAGAGGAATCAGTATCACCTTGTCTCCGATTGAATCAAAGATTTACAACTCCCTTATTCTTAAGCCACTCCTCGGAAGAAACCAATACGGTTTTCGCAAAGGACGATCTACGCTACCACAGATCCTCTCTCCAAGACGTATAATTGAAGAACTGAAGGTCTCGGAAAAGAAAGCATCCATTGTGTTTGTCGACTTGTGTAAAGCATTCGACAGTGTGGACAGGAACGCGACGTTACATATGCTTTCTAACTACGGGGTGCCAGGGGAGATAATTAATGCTATCGCAGTATAAATGTACGATAACCGATCGTGTTTTGTACAGACTCCCGATGGTCTCAGTACAGGGGCGTTTCCTACAACAGCAGGCATATTACAAGGCGACACGCTAGCACCATTTCTCTTTGTCATCGTCGTGGACTATGTCCTTAGTCAGTCGACAATATCAACCACTGCGGTCTTCATATAGTCCGTCGCTGTGGTCGACTGAGCTACAAACATCTAATAGGACTTAAGACTATGCTGACGATCTTGCACTTGTTGCTGAGCAGATATTAAACGTCCTTCCAGGAGCTTCTTGTTTCACTAGAGAATGCAGCAGCGAAAGTTGGTCTTATACTCAACGCAAAAAAGACAGAATGCATGCCTACTAACCAAGACCTTGGCCACCAATCAATTCTTTCACGAGATGGTTCTGCCATAAAGGAGGTTAATGGCTTTGAATACCTCGAACGGGTCATTCGTTGCTAATAGTAAGAAAGATTTTAGCTCACGTAAGGGTCAAGCATGGGGCACTTGCAACAAACTGAATTACATATGGAAATCAGACATCGCAAAATCCACTAAGATCAAATTCTTTAGGGCCTGTGTTGAAAGCATTCTGCTATTGACCTTATTTTTAAATgacggtcaatttataattcttttgtccaagtgtaAATTAGCCAACCAagtctcgataccatacagtacTAGTGAATTGAagagaattcttgctctaaaatgaggcttggtaggctaatttgcacattagcaaaagaataataaaacagTTGCCATTAATGAATAATGTCTATATGGAGCCTAAACGTGGACAATAAACGAAGAGCTGGAAAAACGCCTTGATGGAACATACACCAGATTACTTATGCAGTGTATCCCAAGAGAGGGTTTCAATTATATCAGTTGAATGAATGTCATAACTGGCACCAGTTAGAACTCTAGCAGCACGAAATTGATATCTTTGGAGCTTATCTTTTAGGAATTTGCCGCAGGTGTCCCACAAAGGGGTCCAATATTCCAAGTAAGGCTGTACTAAGCTCTTATAAACCTTTTCAAGTATCTTTGTCAATATGACTAAGTTTTATAATGTAGTATTGTTATCAATGATAAATGTATGAAAGTAATTGTAAGGCACTAGAAACTGCTGTATGAAGCATCTCTAAGCTTTAACAAGTTCAGTGTAGACTGATGAATTTTTCGACAGTCTCAGGAACTACACCAACATAAGATAGACCAAATTTTTGCACAGCTCTTGCGGCAATACATTTTAAATCCAGTCTTTTCCTTGTCGAAAGAATTCTCCGCGATTCATCGGTTTCGGCAATGTCTATGGGTCTTTTCCTGTCCTCACGGCTTCGAGGGTTTAAGAGCAGGAATTTTTTAACTGACTTAAGAATATCTGCTTTGTCTTGTTCCGGTCCTTGCACTTTGGTATACAGCATTAGAAGTTTCAATGCATAATAAAGCAGTTTTTCTAATTCGTCAACCTTAGATCCCTCTTGCAGGTTTCTGGATTGCAGTTCCTGTTTCTGCAATCTCTTATATTCAAAACACAGATTGTCAAACACTTCTTTTAGAAGCGCTGACCTTAAGACCATGTTTTTGACCAGCATCTCCGCAAATACACCAACAAGATGATCTACCGTGCCTGTTATCGCCCCATTGCAGCGTTTGGCTATTTGAATGGCATGTCGCCACAAACCaatgcaaagatcatagctgcCACAGTCAGCGTAAACGGCTCCACAGTATCTGATTGGAAAGATAATTTCTTCATTGTCATTCCCAAGGATTCTTTCTCTGATTAAAAGGCCCTCCATGCGTATGGCATGATTATCATCCTCCAATAAGGAGAGTTCGTCAGGAGTGTCACTCTCCTTTCTATTCTGGTAAGCACCAagagtttccattttctttttgaggaAGGGACAGGATGGGTCTTTAAATCTCTCTTCCATGCCACGTTTCATGTAAAAATATGCTTTCTGGGGCTGTTCATTCGCCGCCATAGTGGCACCTAGAAGCTCAAGGGCATCAATTCTCTGTTCTGTTTTGCATTCCGCTCTACTGCAAAAATACTCAACCAACTCAGCTTTGCTATTATTACTAGCTGAAAGAAGTGGTGTTAATCGATTAAAGTTTGGCATCTGTACTGCTCCGAAAGCAAGTAGCTTATTGACGATCTCAAGGTGCCCAGTCTTTGCAGCATAGTGGAGAGCCGTGTCACCCTTCTTGTCTTGTAGATTTACATTTGCACCGTGTTCGATGAGATAGGTAGCAACACTCATGTGCTCTTTATAGCATGTTATCATAAGAGGGGTACTCTCAAATTCAGTAGTCGCATTAATATCAGCGCCTTTCTCGACCAAATATGTCACAATATCAAACCACCCCTTGTAAGCCGCTGCTCTCAAAGGAGTAGATTTCGTGGAAGTTCGGCCGTCGATTTCAGCATTTCTTTCGATCAAAAATGTCACAACATCAAGATGTCCAGCTGCAGCAGCCGCCCACAGAGGTGTACAACCCTCAATCGGATTTGGATTATCCTTGTCTTCAAATTTCAAAGTTCCCCGAGCTTCGATGTCTGCTCGGTAGCTCAGAAGCTTCTTCACAGAATCCAGGTTTCCATTGCGTGCAGCAATGATCAGCGGGGTCACGACTTGATTGCCATCTTCCGTTTTCGCTTCCAACGCTATGCTTCTCTCGCTAACGCTCATCTGTTTCAGAACATCGCAAAGTACGTCAACCACATTGTCTCGAGCAGCTTTGTAGAGTGTATCCACATTTCTTATGTTGTCATCCATTTTATAGCACTGCAAGCCAAAGCGTTGTAAGCCGGAAATTTAAACTATACTTCCGGCATGATTTACTGGAATGATTACATCATGCGTTGCTCGAATACCTCTTGAAATTAACTAATTCAGCTGATCCTTAAAGTCATAACCGTTTGAGAATTCTGCAATTAATTAAACCAAATTTAAATTGCAAAC of the Montipora capricornis isolate CH-2021 chromosome 7, ASM3666992v2, whole genome shotgun sequence genome contains:
- the LOC138055246 gene encoding NOP protein chaperone 1-like, with amino-acid sequence MASCSGGTSYRERKALRSDELLHLPFKSENSKFIITNGSKLKSTESSKTFKVEPSSVLSQVKDFLPKMRQAEEALEKELCMKSTADLDIEDVEDGVPYIEMNLALVEAEGYGTGDSLGESGDSECDDADEVQTQEIDFGHVTEKNFVISKTAKGHVKPIIEDITKEQKNGVKKNKRRTCCKRTKTKKKQR
- the LOC138057485 gene encoding protein fem-1 homolog B-like, with product MSVSERSIALEAKTEDGNQVVTPLIIAARNGNLDSVKKLLSYRADIEARGTLKFEDKDNPNPIEGCTPLWAAAAAGHLDVVTFLIERNAEIDGRTSTKSTPLRAAAYKGWFDIVTYLVEKGADINATTEFESTPLMITCYKEHMSVATYLIEHGANVNLQDKKGDTALHYAAKTGHLEIVNKLLAFGAVQMPNFNRLTPLLSASNNSKAELVEYFCSRAECKTEQRIDALELLGATMAANEQPQKAYFYMKRGMEERFKDPSCPFLKKKMETLGAYQNRKESDTPDELSLLEDDNHAIRMEGLLIRERILGNDNEEIIFPIRYCGAVYADCGSYDLCIGLWRHAIQIAKRCNGAITGTVDHLVGVFAEMLVKNMVLRSALLKEVFDNLCFEYKRLQKQELQSRNLQEGSKVDELEKLLYYALKLLMLYTKVQGPEQDKADILKSVKKFLLLNPRSREDRKRPIDIAETDESRRILSTRKRLDLKCIAARAVQKFGLSYVGVVPETVEKFISLH